In Desulfomonile tiedjei DSM 6799, a genomic segment contains:
- a CDS encoding (Fe-S)-binding protein has translation MDENLKKRLLEMFSEKLTRAARLYLDNCTRCGVCIEACHVYASMPETRYTAVARAQNVRRVYEKYFKASGKFASWWNEAVELDDAWMEKIYETAFTCTGCRRCMTYCPFGIDTQLIQGIAKLLLIGADMEPKVLTMLANVSISKGKNIEATKANFAEAVRGLESEVIQQWQTEAGEGVIPLEVKGARVLYVALAGKHSIIPAAAIMNAAKEHWSLSYFEAVNFGAFVGNPESTKQIARRIIDEAERLNVEQVVICECGTAYRVMRHMTGSHPFKVITFMELIAEYLREGRIKLDKSRIKGRITYHDPCQIARQGGIYEEPRYILNALTDDFVDLQPNRRASWCCGGGGGLVIMGDKDFRMKSAKVKADQVKVSGADILATACENCHTQLTDLMDHYKLDTKVQFVSGLVADALVQKKIISGRDEQSEMQESLGAESGLANMRRVG, from the coding sequence ATGGATGAAAACCTCAAGAAGAGACTGTTGGAAATGTTCTCCGAGAAATTAACTCGCGCTGCCCGCCTGTACCTGGACAACTGCACTCGCTGTGGGGTGTGTATAGAAGCATGTCACGTGTACGCATCCATGCCGGAGACGAGGTACACCGCGGTTGCTCGGGCCCAAAATGTCCGCCGAGTTTACGAGAAGTACTTTAAGGCGTCGGGCAAATTCGCTTCATGGTGGAACGAAGCCGTTGAACTGGACGATGCATGGATGGAAAAGATCTACGAGACAGCGTTCACGTGCACAGGATGCAGACGCTGCATGACGTATTGCCCGTTCGGTATAGACACGCAACTCATCCAAGGGATTGCAAAGCTCTTGCTGATTGGAGCGGACATGGAGCCGAAGGTGCTCACAATGCTTGCAAACGTCTCTATATCCAAAGGCAAGAACATTGAAGCCACCAAGGCAAATTTTGCCGAAGCGGTTCGAGGTCTGGAGTCAGAGGTAATCCAACAGTGGCAAACCGAAGCCGGCGAAGGGGTGATTCCCTTGGAGGTGAAAGGCGCGAGGGTGCTCTACGTCGCGCTTGCGGGAAAGCATTCGATCATTCCGGCTGCCGCGATCATGAACGCTGCCAAGGAGCATTGGTCGCTGAGCTACTTCGAGGCGGTCAATTTTGGCGCTTTCGTGGGAAACCCTGAATCGACCAAACAGATTGCCAGGCGCATTATCGATGAAGCCGAACGCTTGAATGTCGAACAGGTCGTCATATGCGAGTGCGGAACGGCTTATCGCGTCATGAGACATATGACGGGCAGCCACCCCTTCAAGGTGATCACCTTCATGGAATTGATCGCCGAGTACCTTCGTGAAGGCCGCATCAAACTTGACAAGTCAAGAATCAAAGGTCGTATAACGTACCATGACCCTTGCCAGATAGCTCGCCAGGGCGGCATCTATGAAGAGCCCCGTTATATTCTAAATGCGCTGACCGACGACTTTGTCGATCTTCAGCCGAATCGACGTGCTAGTTGGTGCTGTGGCGGCGGTGGCGGTTTGGTGATAATGGGTGATAAGGATTTTCGGATGAAATCCGCCAAAGTCAAAGCCGACCAAGTGAAGGTCTCCGGCGCGGACATTCTCGCTACCGCGTGCGAAAATTGCCACACACAACTCACGGATTTGATGGATCATTACAAGTTGGATACGAAGGTGCAGTTTGTCTCAGGCCTCGTGGCTGATGCTCTGGTTCAGAAGAAGATCATATCCGGGAGAGATGAGCAGTCGGAAATGCAAGAGTCCTTGGGAGCAGAATCGGGACTGGCAAACATGCGACGAGTGGGCTGA
- a CDS encoding respiratory nitrate reductase subunit gamma, which produces MLDKIYYFVTVPMVYLAFVWCIIGIGLKIAGILKAPRHPNTLKIFPESKRPVLAAVFDALTLPTVREHRPVLWFFLMLFHIAFAFLIVAHLDLIPQLRITAKDSPHMIGHGAVGVILTISVAYLMLRRFRSPVREFSVPSDYILLALLFCVFVTGDVISWANSWSESGFVLTKQDFGAYLNGLVGFTFQDPRDLLSGGHYSVVVVHILLANLFLMVLPFSKIMHSFFALPLTALRRI; this is translated from the coding sequence ATGCTTGACAAGATTTACTATTTCGTTACGGTGCCGATGGTGTACCTGGCCTTTGTGTGGTGCATCATCGGCATCGGTCTAAAAATTGCGGGCATACTCAAAGCCCCGAGACATCCCAACACCTTAAAGATTTTTCCTGAATCCAAACGTCCTGTACTTGCTGCCGTATTCGATGCTCTTACCTTGCCCACTGTGAGGGAACATCGGCCGGTCCTCTGGTTCTTCCTTATGCTGTTCCATATAGCATTTGCTTTCTTGATTGTCGCTCACCTGGATTTGATCCCTCAGTTGAGAATAACGGCGAAGGATTCACCACACATGATCGGTCATGGTGCTGTCGGTGTGATTCTTACCATTTCCGTGGCCTATCTCATGTTACGGAGATTTCGGTCTCCTGTGAGGGAATTCTCGGTGCCTTCCGACTACATTCTCCTTGCTCTCCTTTTCTGCGTGTTCGTTACCGGAGACGTGATCAGTTGGGCCAATTCGTGGAGCGAATCCGGATTCGTGCTCACCAAACAGGACTTTGGGGCCTATCTGAACGGATTGGTCGGGTTTACCTTCCAGGATCCCCGTGATCTTCTCTCCGGCGGCCACTACAGCGTAGTCGTAGTGCATATACTGTTGGCCAACCTGTTTCTCATGGTTCTGCCGTTCAGCAAAATTATGCACAGTTTCTTCGCACTACCCTTAACTGCGCTCAGGAGAATCTAG
- a CDS encoding sulfurtransferase TusA family protein, producing MSDHKVAKVLDLKGLPCPMPVVKMSQEIGSVSVGEIIEVHTTDPGSLSDFPAWADTTGNEVLETKQGNGSIQIFVKRLK from the coding sequence ATGTCTGACCATAAAGTAGCTAAAGTGTTGGATCTCAAAGGACTCCCCTGTCCCATGCCCGTAGTCAAGATGAGCCAGGAGATTGGCTCCGTATCAGTCGGGGAGATAATCGAAGTGCATACCACCGATCCTGGTTCTCTTTCCGACTTTCCTGCATGGGCGGATACAACCGGCAACGAAGTTCTCGAGACAAAACAGGGAAACGGCTCGATACAGATATTTGTGAAGCGCCTCAAATAG
- a CDS encoding DsrE/DsrF/DrsH-like family protein, whose protein sequence is MSLPAEARTPNLEDLESQIADLRKKVEELGPAQENKLSMIVFSGDMDKLLASMIIATGAAAMGMKVVLFFTFWGTAALRKPEANVEGKDFMSKMFGWMLPKGRNSLKLSKMNMGGMGTAMMKGLMKKKNAPNLDQLFEMAAQLGVEIKVCEMSMDLMGFKREEIIDYPNMEFVGVATYLNHSRKSINQLFI, encoded by the coding sequence ATGAGCTTACCCGCTGAGGCTCGGACACCGAATCTGGAGGACCTCGAATCACAGATCGCAGATTTGCGAAAGAAAGTCGAAGAATTGGGCCCCGCCCAGGAGAACAAGTTGTCGATGATCGTCTTTTCCGGCGACATGGACAAACTGCTTGCATCAATGATTATTGCCACAGGAGCGGCTGCCATGGGCATGAAAGTGGTCCTGTTCTTTACATTCTGGGGAACCGCTGCACTCCGCAAACCGGAAGCCAATGTGGAAGGTAAGGATTTCATGTCCAAGATGTTTGGCTGGATGCTGCCCAAAGGCCGCAACAGCTTGAAACTCTCCAAGATGAACATGGGCGGAATGGGCACGGCAATGATGAAGGGCCTGATGAAAAAGAAGAACGCCCCCAATCTCGATCAGCTTTTCGAAATGGCGGCTCAACTCGGCGTGGAAATCAAAGTCTGCGAGATGTCCATGGATCTCATGGGATTCAAGCGCGAAGAAATCATCGACTACCCGAACATGGAATTCGTTGGAGTGGCCACCTACTTGAACCATTCCAGGAAATCGATCAATCAGCTTTTTATCTAA
- a CDS encoding PAS domain S-box protein, whose product MIKEVGNSAAVRILICEDELLFAENLAATLRDLGYEIIGTVMTGQHAIDMVEEVQPDLILMDIGLSGEIDGVEAARCIRAQFDIPLVYLTAYAEENVFDRAKNTEPYGYLGKPFSLVELKCTLETTLCKHQIDRKMRESEARRAKAEELAGLYSWEWDFQTGRFVWSEQSYRIFGLNPDETKLVFETFINLVRPEDRDRLKDALRDAKDGKRPYEIEFRIVQPNGQERILHSRGEIRNDRRGRAVRMQGMTLDITDRKKAEQALRESKNRYRQAVENSPNAILAVDAEGTVLSWNDSCERLTGYTKERAIGSSVFDLILHLERTKVADIIHKVFDGHSFNEIPLDFCADNGTARKMISRAYPLMDVNGRVLECMLANTDITDLHNSREELRRSEERYRRIVETANEGIWAMDSEFRTTFVNRRMADMLGYSVPEMLGRTVDSFIFQEDLGDHETKMEMLRRGRNQVYERRFRCKDNAALLTTVSATALLDDEGAFAGSFAMFTDITERKDTEKALRQSESRYRDLFDNALDVIYTHDLDGNYTSVNEAAKRLLGYSEQEFLKLNFRDLVTPEHLPITLAHFRRKLQNNQDRTEPYELRVRTKDGSHRWFEVVSRLIREDGQPVAVHGIARDITDRKQAEEALKTSEQILDRILAASPVGIGLSHMRKMRWVNDAWTRLFGFENRSDCKGQDAMQLYPSREDFLRAGAILYKNLESGVINATDAKMRRRDGSVFDAFIRMAALDPFDLSAGQIAMITDISDRKAAEQALEKSEAMLSSILQAAQIGIGVSVNRTLSWTNPMISRMTGYSAAELSGQYARMLYPSDEKFERVGKIQYRDIAELGIGQIETQWKRKDGEIIDVFLSSVPMVPEDVSKGVVFTVQDITDRKRAERALRESEEKYRATFNNVAVGIDVVDRDGRFQKVNGTLSSLLGYSEEELLDLTFFDVTHPSDVEESSHRHETLMRGELDTYRYDKRYIHKDGSVIWADTSVSVIRDCKGKPVAAVAVISDITRRRNSEAIRLRLATAVEQAAETIEITDPDGTIVYINPAFERITGYTREEAIGKNPSILKSGHHDDRFYRTMWETITAGKVWRGHFINKKKDGTLFEEEVSISPITDKTGKIINYVAVKRDVTREKSLQAQLLQAQKMEAIGTLAGGIAHDFNNLLQITLGYSEMLLSEKKKTDPEYADLEKIFHAASSGAELVKGLLTFSRKVGPKPITLNLNRQITQVEKLLRRTIPRMIDIEMKLADDLAEINADPAQIQQMLMNLVVNARDAMADSGRLRLATKNVILDEGFCSTHVGINPGAFVLLQVSDTGHGMDRATIEHIFEPFYTTKEVGRGTGLGLATVYGIVNQHGGIITCESEIGRGTAFSIYFPAIAAYGKFGINGFESAAESGTETILLVDDEDMVRDLGARILRRAGYTVLTANNGQNALEVFKEESSLISLVILDLIMPELGGKDCLPELLKIDPAVKVLIASGYAADAATQECIRLGAKGFVAKPFRLKELLQNVRKTLDYV is encoded by the coding sequence ATGATTAAAGAAGTCGGAAATTCTGCTGCCGTAAGAATCCTGATCTGTGAAGACGAGCTACTATTTGCAGAAAATCTTGCCGCTACGCTCAGGGATCTCGGATACGAAATTATCGGGACAGTTATGACCGGACAACATGCTATTGACATGGTCGAAGAAGTCCAGCCCGACCTGATCTTAATGGATATCGGTTTGTCCGGAGAGATAGACGGAGTAGAGGCAGCGCGGTGCATCCGGGCGCAATTTGACATTCCTCTGGTCTATCTCACGGCTTATGCCGAGGAAAATGTCTTTGACCGAGCCAAGAATACGGAACCTTACGGATATTTGGGCAAGCCATTCAGTCTGGTCGAACTTAAGTGCACGCTTGAGACAACGTTGTGCAAACACCAAATAGACAGAAAAATGAGAGAAAGCGAAGCACGAAGAGCCAAGGCAGAAGAACTGGCAGGCCTTTATAGTTGGGAATGGGATTTTCAGACGGGACGTTTTGTGTGGTCAGAACAATCATATCGCATCTTCGGCCTGAATCCCGATGAAACGAAGCTTGTCTTTGAAACGTTCATCAACTTAGTTCGTCCGGAGGACAGGGATCGTCTCAAAGATGCTCTCCGGGATGCGAAAGACGGGAAACGCCCCTATGAAATTGAGTTCCGTATCGTGCAACCGAACGGTCAAGAACGGATACTCCATAGCCGGGGCGAAATTCGCAATGATAGGAGAGGACGTGCGGTCCGAATGCAGGGAATGACCCTGGACATCACCGATCGCAAGAAAGCCGAGCAAGCCCTTCGAGAGAGTAAGAATCGATATCGCCAGGCCGTGGAAAACTCTCCTAATGCAATCCTCGCGGTTGATGCCGAGGGAACGGTACTGTCATGGAATGACTCCTGTGAGCGGCTCACCGGCTACACCAAAGAGCGAGCCATAGGGAGCAGCGTTTTTGATCTTATTTTGCACCTTGAACGGACCAAAGTTGCGGATATCATCCATAAGGTCTTCGACGGACATTCCTTCAATGAAATCCCGCTGGATTTCTGTGCTGATAACGGCACGGCCCGGAAGATGATATCGCGTGCTTATCCGCTGATGGATGTAAACGGCAGGGTTCTGGAATGCATGCTCGCTAACACGGATATTACGGATCTGCACAACTCTCGGGAAGAATTGCGCAGGAGCGAAGAGCGATACAGAAGAATTGTAGAGACGGCAAATGAAGGTATCTGGGCCATGGACAGCGAATTTCGGACAACCTTCGTAAATCGGCGTATGGCTGATATGCTTGGATATTCTGTACCAGAGATGCTTGGCCGTACGGTTGATTCCTTCATATTCCAGGAAGATCTTGGGGATCATGAAACCAAAATGGAAATGCTTCGTCGCGGGAGAAACCAGGTTTATGAGAGACGCTTCCGATGCAAGGACAATGCAGCTCTGTTGACAACGGTTTCGGCCACTGCGCTTCTGGATGACGAGGGTGCTTTCGCCGGCTCATTCGCGATGTTCACCGATATAACCGAACGTAAGGATACTGAGAAGGCGCTCAGACAAAGTGAAAGCCGCTACAGAGATCTGTTCGACAATGCTCTGGATGTGATCTACACACACGACCTGGACGGAAACTATACTTCGGTAAATGAGGCAGCAAAGCGGTTGCTCGGCTATTCTGAACAGGAATTCTTGAAACTCAATTTCAGAGATCTGGTCACTCCGGAGCATCTGCCGATAACACTAGCCCACTTTCGACGAAAGCTCCAAAACAACCAGGACAGGACCGAACCTTACGAGCTTCGCGTGCGCACAAAGGACGGCTCGCATCGGTGGTTCGAAGTCGTTTCAAGATTGATCAGAGAGGACGGACAGCCGGTTGCCGTTCACGGAATTGCCAGAGATATCACGGATCGGAAGCAGGCTGAAGAGGCTCTCAAAACGAGTGAACAAATACTGGATCGTATTCTCGCGGCTTCACCTGTGGGCATAGGCCTCAGTCACATGAGAAAGATGCGATGGGTGAACGACGCCTGGACACGACTATTCGGATTTGAGAATCGATCTGATTGCAAAGGCCAAGATGCAATGCAACTCTACCCGTCTCGTGAAGACTTCCTGCGAGCAGGAGCCATCCTGTACAAGAATCTTGAAAGCGGAGTTATCAACGCAACTGATGCGAAAATGAGAAGAAGAGACGGCTCCGTGTTTGACGCGTTCATACGAATGGCCGCTCTCGATCCCTTCGATCTGAGTGCAGGACAGATCGCGATGATAACGGATATTTCCGATAGAAAGGCTGCGGAACAGGCTTTAGAAAAAAGTGAGGCAATGCTGAGCAGCATATTACAGGCAGCTCAAATAGGTATCGGCGTCTCGGTCAATCGAACGCTCTCCTGGACTAACCCGATGATTTCTCGCATGACCGGGTACTCGGCCGCTGAGCTTAGCGGTCAATACGCAAGAATGTTGTACCCGAGTGACGAAAAATTTGAGCGTGTAGGTAAGATACAATATCGGGATATTGCGGAACTAGGGATCGGACAAATTGAAACGCAGTGGAAGCGTAAGGACGGAGAAATAATAGATGTTTTTCTGAGTTCGGTTCCGATGGTACCGGAAGATGTTTCCAAAGGAGTTGTTTTCACGGTGCAAGATATAACCGACCGTAAGCGCGCAGAGCGAGCTCTGAGGGAAAGCGAAGAAAAATATAGAGCCACTTTCAACAATGTTGCCGTGGGAATCGATGTGGTGGATCGGGACGGACGATTCCAAAAAGTGAACGGCACCCTGTCCTCTTTGCTGGGCTACAGTGAGGAGGAGCTTCTCGACCTTACATTTTTCGATGTGACCCATCCCAGCGATGTGGAAGAATCTTCACATAGGCATGAAACGTTAATGCGGGGGGAACTGGATACCTATCGCTACGACAAACGATATATCCATAAAGATGGTTCGGTTATCTGGGCAGATACCAGCGTATCGGTAATTCGGGACTGCAAAGGGAAACCGGTTGCCGCTGTCGCGGTGATTTCGGATATCACCAGACGGAGAAATTCAGAGGCAATCAGACTCCGTTTAGCCACAGCCGTGGAACAGGCTGCGGAAACAATCGAAATCACCGATCCCGATGGCACGATTGTCTACATTAATCCTGCATTTGAGCGAATTACCGGGTATACACGTGAAGAAGCAATAGGAAAGAATCCGAGCATCCTCAAGAGTGGACACCATGACGACCGATTCTACCGCACTATGTGGGAGACTATTACTGCCGGTAAAGTCTGGAGAGGTCACTTCATCAACAAAAAGAAGGACGGGACATTATTTGAAGAAGAGGTCTCCATTTCTCCTATTACCGACAAGACGGGAAAAATAATCAACTATGTGGCTGTAAAACGAGACGTTACCAGAGAAAAATCGTTACAGGCACAGCTCTTACAGGCGCAAAAAATGGAGGCCATCGGGACCTTAGCAGGAGGCATCGCTCACGATTTCAACAACTTGCTTCAGATCACTTTAGGTTACTCGGAGATGCTGCTTTCTGAGAAAAAGAAAACCGACCCGGAATATGCCGATTTGGAGAAAATATTTCATGCAGCGTCAAGTGGGGCCGAGCTCGTGAAAGGTCTACTCACTTTCAGCAGGAAAGTCGGACCAAAACCTATCACGCTGAATCTCAATCGGCAGATAACGCAAGTAGAGAAACTGTTACGACGGACTATACCCAGGATGATAGATATTGAGATGAAATTAGCGGACGATCTTGCAGAAATCAACGCTGACCCCGCTCAAATTCAGCAAATGCTGATGAATCTCGTGGTTAACGCCCGTGATGCCATGGCTGACAGTGGTAGACTGAGACTGGCGACGAAGAATGTCATATTGGATGAGGGATTCTGCAGTACTCATGTGGGCATAAACCCCGGAGCATTTGTATTATTGCAGGTGTCCGACACCGGCCATGGAATGGACAGAGCGACCATCGAGCATATCTTTGAACCGTTTTATACTACCAAAGAGGTCGGAAGGGGAACGGGCCTCGGACTTGCTACAGTGTACGGAATTGTGAACCAGCATGGAGGAATCATAACCTGTGAAAGTGAAATTGGACGAGGTACTGCGTTTAGCATTTATTTTCCGGCTATCGCAGCGTATGGGAAATTCGGGATAAATGGGTTCGAATCGGCGGCTGAATCCGGTACAGAAACAATACTGCTTGTTGATGATGAAGACATGGTGAGAGATTTGGGAGCCCGGATTCTGAGAAGAGCCGGGTACACGGTCCTGACAGCCAATAACGGTCAAAATGCTTTGGAGGTGTTCAAGGAAGAATCATCTCTGATCTCTCTCGTGATTCTCGATCTGATCATGCCCGAACTGGGCGGCAAGGACTGTCTTCCGGAACTCCTGAAGATCGATCCGGCGGTCAAGGTGCTAATCGCGAGCGGTTATGCTGCTGACGCAGCAACGCAGGAGTGTATTCGGCTCGGCGCAAAGGGATTCGTGGCAAAACCTTTCAGGTTAAAAGAACTTCTGCAAAATGTTCGCAAGACATTGGATTATGTCTGA
- a CDS encoding alginate lyase family protein, with amino-acid sequence MSLRDRVIHYGPKAMTLPLRVLARKVWRKALTVFSAAWQRRRDLNHPPYSTAASLSTRPIVPLASLDLTHAALQDLPEIAVFYMEHRFDLLGSGWVRWGYAEPSPGLEGHTYDMRVMGDPISTLRPAHRKEAERLKALIDDPNYQPIDWQKDVKSGFRFDESQWYRDQPIGTHPGADIKMPWELGRLQHLPQMALTAALLREMNPEMTHALAREFRCQVLDFLAMNPPCNGSQWTCTMDVGIRAANLVLAYDIFNQLECADEIDDVFRAELAQALRRHGQHIVANLEWTETLTSNHYLANLCGMLFVAATLESTPETDAWLAFAAQQLDREFFRQFCPDGVNFEASTNYHRLSLEMIVFSTALLLGLPQERLLGLISPDSRYLPKEPHLATDWPERAGAAARANDPALLLGEGFLERLTRAACFIVDITKHSGEIPQIGDNDSGRFFRLTPLGEWMTPEEAETRYLNLAGYTTLISTYRRAGERYFDDNILRHHAVIGAAAGIIDHPSLSSGSSLEKSICAALARGRHFACEVSPLWPTVRPSLYVPEHKTTRIIYEDTDTSMPSLTEEGSWTHYPDAGIHIYRSGRVHLTVSAGPNGQNGNGGHAHNDKLSFELQIDGVDLVQDPGTYLYTAAVDQRNLYRSTAAHNAPCLAGHEQNRWEPGIMGLFWMHEDSSAWVSHVSGGTITLDLRLSQGYIFRRLAVEDRRVIIEDFSDWPDLQARHCLPFSNGYGRILRSK; translated from the coding sequence GTGAGCCTTCGCGATAGAGTCATCCATTACGGCCCAAAAGCTATGACGTTACCGCTGCGTGTTCTCGCCCGGAAAGTGTGGAGAAAGGCTCTCACCGTCTTTTCGGCTGCATGGCAGCGCAGGCGCGATTTGAACCACCCTCCATATTCTACAGCGGCAAGTCTTAGCACACGCCCCATAGTGCCGCTCGCTTCCCTGGACCTCACCCATGCTGCTTTGCAGGATTTACCTGAAATAGCGGTCTTCTATATGGAGCACCGTTTTGACCTCCTGGGATCGGGTTGGGTTCGTTGGGGCTACGCTGAACCCTCACCCGGTCTGGAAGGCCATACTTACGACATGCGTGTAATGGGGGACCCCATATCTACTCTGCGCCCGGCCCACCGCAAGGAGGCCGAACGACTCAAGGCGCTTATTGACGACCCGAATTATCAACCTATCGACTGGCAAAAGGATGTAAAGTCCGGCTTCCGTTTCGACGAATCACAGTGGTATCGCGATCAGCCCATAGGTACGCATCCAGGCGCTGACATCAAGATGCCCTGGGAGTTGGGCCGTCTGCAGCATTTGCCCCAGATGGCTCTGACTGCAGCTCTCCTTCGCGAAATGAATCCGGAAATGACCCATGCGCTTGCACGGGAGTTTCGCTGCCAGGTCCTGGATTTCCTGGCTATGAATCCCCCATGCAACGGGAGCCAGTGGACATGTACCATGGACGTAGGGATCAGAGCAGCCAATCTTGTCCTAGCCTATGACATTTTCAATCAGTTGGAATGCGCAGATGAAATTGATGATGTTTTCCGCGCGGAGCTGGCTCAGGCTTTGCGCAGGCACGGACAACACATTGTGGCGAATCTCGAATGGACCGAAACCCTCACGTCCAATCATTATCTTGCTAATCTCTGCGGGATGCTGTTTGTCGCTGCGACTCTCGAATCCACGCCCGAAACTGACGCTTGGCTCGCTTTTGCAGCTCAGCAACTGGACAGGGAGTTCTTTCGACAGTTTTGCCCGGACGGAGTTAATTTCGAAGCGTCCACGAACTACCATCGACTCAGCCTTGAAATGATAGTCTTTTCCACAGCGCTGCTGCTTGGGTTGCCTCAGGAACGCCTGCTCGGCCTGATTTCTCCGGACAGTCGTTATCTCCCCAAAGAGCCGCATCTGGCGACAGACTGGCCCGAGAGAGCCGGTGCTGCTGCTCGGGCGAATGACCCCGCTCTTTTGCTGGGAGAAGGTTTTCTCGAGCGACTGACTCGGGCCGCTTGCTTCATCGTAGATATCACTAAACATAGCGGTGAAATCCCTCAGATCGGCGATAACGATTCGGGCCGCTTTTTCAGGCTTACACCGCTTGGAGAATGGATGACCCCAGAGGAGGCCGAGACTCGCTACCTCAATCTGGCAGGGTATACGACTCTCATCTCGACGTACAGGAGGGCGGGGGAACGCTATTTCGACGACAATATACTGAGGCATCATGCTGTAATAGGTGCAGCAGCCGGTATCATAGACCACCCTTCCCTTTCTTCTGGTAGTTCGCTGGAAAAAAGCATCTGTGCTGCGCTGGCACGCGGGCGACATTTCGCCTGTGAAGTATCTCCACTATGGCCCACGGTGCGGCCGAGTTTGTATGTTCCCGAGCACAAGACAACCCGAATAATCTACGAAGACACAGATACTTCCATGCCGTCTCTGACGGAAGAAGGCAGTTGGACACACTATCCGGATGCAGGCATCCACATCTACCGTTCCGGAAGGGTGCACCTGACGGTCAGCGCCGGGCCCAACGGACAGAACGGGAATGGCGGACATGCGCACAATGACAAATTATCCTTTGAATTACAGATAGATGGTGTGGACCTTGTGCAAGATCCCGGGACGTACCTCTATACGGCTGCAGTAGACCAGCGCAATCTTTACCGCTCGACCGCCGCACACAATGCTCCTTGCCTCGCGGGACACGAGCAAAACCGGTGGGAGCCGGGGATCATGGGCCTGTTCTGGATGCACGAAGACAGTTCGGCATGGGTCTCCCACGTATCGGGTGGGACCATCACCCTTGACCTTCGCTTGTCACAAGGATATATTTTTCGCCGGCTTGCAGTGGAAGATCGACGAGTCATCATAGAGGATTTCTCTGATTGGCCTGACCTGCAAGCACGTCACTGCCTACCTTTTTCGAACGGCTACGGCAGAATACTGCGAAGTAAATGA